From Candidatus Amoebophilus asiaticus 5a2, the proteins below share one genomic window:
- a CDS encoding DNA polymerase/3'-5' exonuclease PolX — translation MDNKSIIGLLNKTATLLTLHGANPFQAKHYANAALFLEKVDKEVMEMEPEELGGLQGINKGLVALIQEIQDTGTLQRLQELIEQTPQGVLDMLKLPGLGHKKVRALWQELGVQDLKELEDACKSGRVAQLSGFGDKTQAAILSGLVQTASYSNKFHYASALSYVDAFELAFKAVFPRLLISAVGELRRKLEVITTVEYLIGAIEVANVVEWLNNYTAAEQHILTSGPLSWRGYFVDNGMPLSIIFCTPTEFYKQLILQTGSEKHLLLSTPEGQPLGKTISQATYISSEVEGYRQAGFPYMPPELREGLAEEAWIQAGTPALIEATDLKGVFHVHTQYSDGQTSLENMAAYCQALGYSYIGITDHSQSAAYAGGLRPHTVQEQHHAIDTLNQQLAPFKIFKGIESDILPNGNLDYPDEVLSQFDFTIASVHMGLNMDQHKATDRLIKAISNPFTTILGHATGRLLLKREGYPIDYRAVIDACAAYGVIIEINANPWRLDLDWRWIPYAIQKGVKLSINPDAHHHLDITNMQYGVYMGRKGALTKEYTFNTLTREEVEVYFENRKAKV, via the coding sequence TTGGATAATAAATCAATTATAGGCTTGCTTAATAAAACAGCCACTTTATTAACGTTACATGGGGCTAATCCTTTCCAGGCCAAGCACTATGCAAATGCAGCACTTTTTCTAGAAAAGGTCGATAAAGAAGTTATGGAAATGGAGCCGGAAGAGTTAGGCGGACTTCAAGGAATCAATAAAGGTCTTGTAGCACTTATCCAAGAAATACAAGATACAGGCACTCTGCAACGGTTGCAGGAGCTTATAGAACAAACACCACAAGGTGTATTGGATATGTTAAAGCTTCCAGGATTAGGCCATAAAAAGGTTAGGGCATTATGGCAAGAATTAGGCGTTCAGGATCTGAAGGAATTAGAAGATGCTTGTAAATCAGGCCGAGTGGCACAGCTATCAGGATTTGGTGATAAAACACAAGCAGCTATCTTAAGTGGCTTAGTGCAAACTGCGTCGTATAGCAATAAGTTTCATTATGCATCCGCATTATCTTATGTAGATGCATTCGAGTTAGCTTTTAAAGCAGTATTTCCTAGATTATTAATATCAGCCGTAGGTGAACTGCGTAGGAAGTTAGAAGTAATAACTACAGTAGAATATTTGATAGGCGCTATTGAAGTAGCAAACGTAGTAGAATGGCTAAATAATTATACAGCTGCCGAACAACATATATTGACTTCTGGTCCTTTATCATGGCGTGGGTATTTTGTAGACAATGGAATGCCACTTTCTATAATTTTTTGTACACCAACTGAGTTCTATAAACAATTAATTTTACAAACAGGTTCAGAAAAACACTTGTTGCTTTCTACTCCAGAAGGACAGCCATTAGGTAAAACAATAAGCCAGGCTACCTATATAAGCAGTGAAGTGGAAGGTTATCGCCAGGCAGGCTTTCCTTATATGCCACCTGAGTTAAGAGAAGGGTTAGCAGAAGAAGCTTGGATACAAGCAGGTACTCCTGCTCTTATAGAAGCTACAGATTTAAAAGGTGTCTTTCATGTACATACCCAATATAGTGATGGACAAACTAGCTTAGAAAACATGGCAGCTTATTGCCAAGCGCTAGGTTATAGCTATATAGGTATAACAGATCATAGCCAGTCTGCTGCTTATGCAGGAGGTCTCAGGCCACATACTGTTCAAGAACAACATCATGCTATAGATACACTTAATCAACAATTAGCTCCTTTTAAAATATTTAAAGGAATTGAATCGGATATCTTACCAAATGGTAATCTAGATTATCCTGATGAAGTGTTGAGTCAGTTTGATTTTACAATTGCTTCTGTTCATATGGGACTAAATATGGACCAACACAAAGCCACAGACCGCTTGATAAAAGCTATTAGTAATCCATTTACAACCATATTAGGTCATGCAACAGGCCGCCTTTTACTTAAAAGAGAAGGTTATCCTATAGATTATCGAGCAGTTATTGATGCATGTGCAGCGTATGGCGTAATTATTGAGATTAATGCTAATCCTTGGCGATTAGATTTAGATTGGCGCTGGATACCTTATGCCATACAAAAAGGGGTCAAGCTTAGTATCAATCCAGACGCACACCATCATCTTGATATTACTAATATGCAATATGGTGTGTATATGGGTAGAAAGGGAGCACTTACCAAAGAATATACTTTTAATACACTTACAAGAGAAGAGGTAGAAGTATATTTTGAAAATCGTAAAGCAAAAGTATAA
- a CDS encoding lysophospholipid acyltransferase family protein has translation MKRITQALTFWLLLPWLCIVAILPFSILYKMSDVCYYLIYYLLRYRKKIVWNNLSNAFSEKEAIERKKLQKDFYRHLCDLLLEHIKGLTITCAQVLHRCTLQNPEVLESLYKKGKHVLLLTGHQGNWEWAGSAVALQTNYKLYVIYKTLSNPYFDGLVGRIRKRFGRDIIQQNQVLRKMLSYDSIPKATAILADQAPDPQQASIMNFLNQPTYVTQGLEKLAKKLNHAIVYMHIKKIKRGYYTVIAELLFEHPIDTPDLLITQTYMQRLEADIYQEPATWLWSHNRWKNKVNLEIN, from the coding sequence ATGAAACGGATTACGCAAGCACTTACATTTTGGTTGCTGCTACCATGGTTATGTATTGTAGCCATCCTGCCCTTTAGTATTCTATATAAAATGTCGGATGTATGTTACTATTTAATCTATTACTTACTGCGATATAGAAAGAAAATAGTATGGAATAACTTGAGTAATGCGTTTTCAGAAAAGGAAGCCATAGAGCGTAAGAAGCTACAAAAGGACTTTTATAGACATTTATGTGATTTATTGCTAGAACATATAAAAGGATTAACAATAACATGTGCACAGGTGCTGCATAGGTGCACACTACAAAATCCAGAAGTGTTAGAGTCACTATATAAAAAGGGGAAGCATGTTTTACTCCTCACTGGGCACCAAGGTAATTGGGAGTGGGCGGGTAGTGCAGTAGCATTACAGACTAACTACAAACTATATGTAATATATAAAACACTTTCTAATCCTTATTTTGATGGCTTGGTAGGGCGTATACGTAAACGTTTTGGAAGGGACATTATACAACAAAACCAGGTGCTCCGTAAAATGCTTAGTTATGATAGTATACCTAAGGCAACAGCTATACTAGCTGACCAAGCGCCTGATCCCCAGCAAGCATCTATAATGAATTTCTTAAATCAACCTACGTATGTAACACAAGGATTAGAAAAATTAGCTAAAAAGCTTAACCATGCTATAGTATATATGCACATAAAAAAAATTAAAAGAGGTTATTATACTGTAATAGCAGAATTGCTCTTCGAGCATCCTATTGATACACCTGATCTCCTAATTACTCAAACTTATATGCAAAGGTTAGAAGCTGATATTTATCAAGAACCTGCCACATGGCTTTGGTCACATAATCGGTGGAAGAATAAAGTAAATCTAGAAATCAACTAA